A section of the Clostridium felsineum DSM 794 genome encodes:
- a CDS encoding HlyD family secretion protein — protein sequence MRNKMISAFLIVLLGFGLTACASKNSENNKYTGTVECKEFYITSEVAGKVDNVFINEGDKIKENDSAVSIDASTYEVQKNQAEGELETAQAAFDSLPANTPDNNKKQVEGKLKAAQAAVDLSNLNVSKCNVKSSNTGVVSEVLVNKGEMVGQGGNVARVLDVNNKYIKIYVEQSKRDKIKLNDKLKIYYNGKNVGEGTVSYIAPEAEFTPKNTETKSDKESTVFEVKLKLNSDFKYSPGTLIDVEIK from the coding sequence ATGAGAAATAAGATGATTTCAGCTTTTTTAATAGTATTATTAGGGTTTGGATTAACTGCATGCGCTAGTAAGAATAGTGAAAATAATAAGTATACAGGTACAGTTGAATGTAAAGAATTTTATATAACCTCCGAAGTAGCAGGAAAAGTTGATAATGTTTTTATAAATGAAGGAGATAAAATAAAGGAAAACGATAGCGCTGTAAGTATAGATGCTTCCACATATGAAGTACAGAAAAATCAAGCAGAAGGTGAACTTGAAACTGCACAGGCTGCATTTGATAGCCTTCCTGCAAATACACCAGATAACAATAAAAAACAAGTAGAAGGGAAATTAAAAGCAGCACAAGCAGCAGTGGATTTATCAAATCTTAATGTTTCAAAGTGTAATGTTAAAAGTTCAAATACAGGTGTAGTGTCAGAGGTATTAGTAAATAAAGGTGAGATGGTAGGGCAAGGTGGAAATGTTGCTAGAGTTTTAGATGTTAATAACAAGTATATAAAAATATACGTAGAACAATCTAAAAGAGATAAAATTAAATTAAATGACAAACTGAAGATATATTATAATGGAAAAAATGTTGGAGAAGGTACAGTTTCATATATAGCACCTGAAGCGGAATTTACACCTAAAAATACAGAAACTAAGAGTGATAAGGAGTCTACAGTATTTGAAGTTAAACTTAAATTAAATAGTGATTTCAAGTATTCTCCTGGAACGCTTATAGATGTAGAAATAAAATAG
- a CDS encoding TetR/AcrR family transcriptional regulator, producing MARKSPEDREREIMEAAIKIFSEKGYNAATTSEISKEAGIAEGTIFRYFKNKKALLARIIIFSSKLIGKNLITNRLEKLIKNNKDKNLKEVLKLIMLDRIDLLEKNKEIFKIVFTEIQYQEDLREQFMENIILTFKEMIEGYIINNDFNEKFKNLDIMIVGRTFIGSVVMYVMQKAIFPELIEVDKEKQVDQMVEMLLYGAIEK from the coding sequence ATGGCAAGAAAATCACCTGAAGATAGAGAAAGAGAGATAATGGAAGCAGCTATTAAAATTTTTTCTGAGAAAGGCTACAATGCGGCTACAACAAGTGAGATTTCAAAAGAAGCAGGAATAGCGGAAGGAACTATATTCAGATATTTTAAAAATAAAAAAGCTCTTTTAGCAAGAATAATAATTTTTTCATCAAAGCTTATAGGTAAGAACTTGATAACTAATAGATTAGAAAAGTTAATTAAAAATAACAAAGATAAAAATTTAAAAGAAGTACTTAAATTGATTATGTTAGATAGAATTGATTTATTAGAGAAAAACAAAGAAATTTTTAAAATTGTTTTTACTGAAATACAGTATCAAGAGGATTTAAGGGAACAGTTTATGGAAAATATAATTTTAACTTTTAAAGAGATGATAGAAGGATATATTATTAATAATGATTTTAATGAGAAATTTAAAAATTTAGATATAATGATTGTTGGTAGAACCTTTATAGGGTCTGTGGTAATGTATGTGATGCAAAAGGCTATTTTTCCAGAGTTAATAGAGGTTGATAAAGAAAAGCAAGTAGACCAGATGGTAGAAATGCTTTTGTATGGTGCCATTGAAAAATAA
- a CDS encoding RNA polymerase sigma factor, whose amino-acid sequence MFLEVEKQIIKRCKEYDRASFSRLFHLYEKYLYNLCYGYTQNTSDAMDLVQEVYIKVFKNIKKFDENLPFHPWIRRISVNTCLNFKRDNKSNVISINSKYYDSEFEEEDRLSMDYDMEEDIVNRINNEVVKECIKKLTYDYRMIIILRYYDDLSYDEIASILDMPLGTVKTKLYRAKNILRKSLEKNMEVKK is encoded by the coding sequence ATGTTTTTGGAAGTAGAGAAACAAATCATCAAAAGATGCAAAGAATACGATAGAGCATCCTTCTCACGCTTATTTCATCTATATGAAAAATATTTATATAACTTATGCTATGGTTACACTCAAAATACTAGTGATGCTATGGATTTAGTACAAGAGGTATATATAAAGGTTTTTAAAAATATAAAGAAATTTGATGAGAATCTTCCGTTTCATCCGTGGATAAGAAGAATTTCAGTAAATACCTGTCTTAATTTTAAAAGGGATAATAAAAGTAATGTTATATCAATTAATTCTAAATATTATGATAGCGAATTTGAAGAAGAAGATAGGTTATCTATGGATTATGATATGGAAGAGGATATAGTAAATAGAATAAATAATGAGGTAGTGAAGGAATGTATAAAAAAACTTACATATGATTATAGAATGATAATTATACTTAGGTATTATGATGATTTAAGCTATGATGAAATTGCAAGTATATTAGATATGCCTTTAGGTACAGTAAAAACAAAACTATATAGAGCAAAGAATATTTTGAGGAAAAGTCTTGAGAAAAACATGGAGGTGAAAAAATGA
- a CDS encoding DUF2953 domain-containing protein has product MLILKVILIILAVILVLFLLSFFIKIKYNFYSHITDSSLDIDSKITLLFGIIKIKFIRKDNKLNFGIYLFGKKLKFKKKSNKKKQKEKKKSKRKIKWVNILSNIIEYFKEIINILKPKVFKVEGVYGFYDPSLTGITTGIIPILKSVLPLSNVKLQPVFEEEALDIEVEVTGYIIPMVMIVDTLKFILNKEVRKVIFKKD; this is encoded by the coding sequence ATGCTTATTTTAAAAGTTATTCTAATAATATTAGCTGTTATTTTAGTGCTTTTTTTATTAAGTTTTTTTATTAAGATAAAATATAATTTTTATTCACATATAACAGATAGCAGTTTAGATATAGATTCAAAGATAACCCTTTTATTTGGAATTATAAAAATAAAATTTATAAGAAAAGATAATAAACTTAATTTTGGTATATATTTATTTGGGAAAAAACTCAAATTTAAAAAGAAATCCAATAAGAAAAAACAAAAGGAAAAAAAGAAAAGTAAAAGGAAAATAAAATGGGTAAATATTTTATCTAATATAATTGAGTATTTTAAAGAGATAATAAATATTTTAAAGCCCAAGGTTTTTAAGGTGGAAGGAGTCTATGGATTCTATGACCCATCTTTAACAGGTATTACAACTGGAATTATACCAATACTAAAATCTGTGCTGCCACTATCAAATGTAAAATTGCAGCCTGTTTTTGAAGAAGAAGCATTAGATATAGAAGTAGAGGTAACCGGATATATTATACCTATGGTTATGATAGTTGATACACTTAAATTTATATTAAATAAAGAAGTAAGAAAAGTTATATTTAAAAAAGACTGA
- a CDS encoding ATP-binding protein, whose amino-acid sequence MENLSSKEHLKELYTDINKLVVFRELLKDPIIIDLKELLLEALQSKKDEIKIKTTYYNIIHKLIKASETFGLKGNLLKAYLVHSIINSKNFFTGAVEKLGTNIERSLYRAALNDIEILQYIMNVNLKDIINENTSLVIDYCPTLNKPTINMFNERKSEIIESENPETMLKKIINYYYEIGSGEMSSNVAFRWENGLVGVDNYDYIELSDIIGYTRQKEALKENTEAFINGYAANNVLLLGSRGTGKSSSVKAMLTEFYSKGLRLVEITKNQLLCFPDILSELKNRGKYFIVFIDDLSFEEGEIEYKQMKSFLDGGIEKVPSNVLVYATSNRRHLIKETWGDKLQNGEELHNSDTVNEKLSLSDRFGLKLTYLSPDQKEYFKIVEGLAKKLNLNIPDETLKKEAAAWALNQNGRSGRTAKQFINYICSRK is encoded by the coding sequence ATGGAAAACTTATCTTCAAAAGAACACTTAAAGGAGCTGTACACTGACATTAATAAATTAGTTGTATTTAGAGAGCTTTTAAAAGATCCAATAATTATCGATCTAAAAGAACTACTTTTAGAAGCACTGCAAAGTAAAAAGGATGAAATAAAAATCAAAACCACTTATTACAACATAATTCATAAACTTATAAAAGCGTCTGAAACCTTTGGACTTAAAGGGAATCTACTAAAAGCATATTTAGTACATTCTATAATAAATTCGAAAAATTTCTTTACTGGGGCGGTAGAGAAATTAGGTACAAATATAGAAAGAAGCCTTTATAGGGCTGCACTAAATGACATAGAAATTTTACAATATATTATGAATGTGAACCTAAAAGATATAATAAATGAGAATACCTCATTAGTGATTGATTATTGTCCAACACTAAATAAACCCACTATCAATATGTTTAATGAAAGAAAATCAGAAATTATTGAGTCTGAAAATCCTGAAACTATGCTTAAAAAAATCATAAACTACTACTATGAAATAGGCTCTGGTGAAATGTCTTCCAATGTAGCTTTTAGATGGGAAAATGGTCTTGTAGGTGTTGATAATTATGATTACATAGAACTTTCAGATATTATAGGCTATACCCGTCAAAAGGAAGCTTTAAAAGAAAATACAGAAGCATTTATAAATGGATATGCTGCTAACAATGTACTTCTTCTTGGCTCTAGAGGCACAGGTAAATCCTCTTCAGTTAAAGCTATGCTTACGGAATTTTACTCAAAAGGACTTAGACTGGTTGAAATAACAAAAAACCAACTTTTATGCTTTCCTGATATCTTAAGTGAACTAAAAAATAGAGGTAAGTACTTTATTGTATTTATAGATGATCTTTCCTTTGAGGAAGGTGAGATTGAATACAAGCAAATGAAATCTTTTTTAGATGGAGGTATAGAAAAAGTTCCTTCTAATGTGCTTGTTTATGCTACTTCAAATAGAAGACATTTAATTAAGGAAACCTGGGGAGATAAACTTCAAAATGGTGAAGAACTTCATAATTCTGATACTGTAAATGAAAAACTATCCCTCTCAGATAGATTCGGTTTAAAATTAACTTATTTATCTCCTGATCAAAAGGAATATTTTAAAATTGTAGAAGGTCTTGCAAAAAAACTAAACTTAAACATCCCTGATGAAACTTTAAAAAAGGAAGCTGCTGCATGGGCTTTAAATCAAAACGGTCGTTCAGGAAGAACAGCAAAACAGTTTATAAATTATATATGTTCCAGAAAATAA
- a CDS encoding glutamate-5-semialdehyde dehydrogenase translates to MDIKNYVTEKAKNSKLAAKKLSYMDTNTKNKALLEMSKALLENKDYILSQNKIDIEAAEKIGTSKALIDRLTLDDKRINNMAEALIKTASLQDPIGEIIKMWKTPDELQIGQMRVPLGVIGIIYEARPNVTVDAAALCIKSGNAVILRGGKEAINSNTAIIKVIREAVIKSGLPSGSIEFIDITDRETVNVMMKLNGLIDVLIPRGGAGLIKSVVENSTVPVIETGTGNCHVYVDKYADFEKAENIIINAKLQRPAVCNAMESLLVHKDVADEFLPRLCKKLKDLNVEIRGCSVTQRIVSDVVPAVDEDYAKEFLDLILSVKVVGSLDEAIDHIFKYSTNHSEAIITENYTNAQRFLKEVDAAAVYVNASTRFTDGEQFGFGGEIGISTQKLHARGPMGLNQLTTTKYIIYGDGQVRK, encoded by the coding sequence ATGGATATAAAAAATTATGTTACTGAAAAGGCTAAAAACTCCAAACTAGCTGCAAAAAAACTTTCATATATGGACACAAACACCAAGAACAAGGCTCTTCTAGAAATGAGTAAGGCTCTTTTAGAAAATAAGGATTATATATTATCTCAAAATAAAATAGATATTGAAGCTGCAGAAAAAATTGGCACATCTAAAGCTCTAATAGACAGACTTACTTTAGACGATAAAAGAATTAACAATATGGCTGAGGCACTTATAAAAACAGCCTCTCTTCAAGATCCTATTGGTGAAATCATAAAAATGTGGAAAACACCTGATGAACTTCAAATTGGTCAAATGAGAGTACCTCTTGGAGTTATTGGTATTATCTATGAAGCAAGACCAAATGTTACTGTAGATGCTGCTGCTCTATGCATTAAATCTGGTAATGCAGTTATTCTTAGAGGTGGAAAAGAAGCTATAAATTCAAATACAGCTATTATAAAGGTTATTAGAGAAGCTGTAATAAAAAGCGGTCTACCTTCTGGTTCAATTGAATTTATTGATATAACTGATAGGGAAACTGTTAATGTAATGATGAAATTAAATGGACTTATAGATGTACTGATTCCAAGGGGTGGTGCTGGTCTTATAAAAAGTGTTGTAGAAAACTCAACAGTACCTGTAATTGAAACAGGAACAGGAAATTGTCACGTTTATGTAGATAAGTATGCTGACTTTGAAAAGGCTGAAAATATAATAATTAACGCTAAGCTTCAACGTCCCGCTGTATGTAATGCTATGGAAAGTCTTTTAGTTCACAAAGATGTGGCTGATGAATTTCTTCCTAGATTATGCAAAAAACTCAAGGACTTAAATGTAGAAATACGTGGCTGCTCAGTAACTCAAAGGATAGTTAGTGATGTAGTTCCTGCTGTAGACGAAGACTATGCAAAAGAGTTTTTGGATTTAATACTATCTGTAAAGGTGGTCGGTTCATTGGATGAAGCCATTGACCATATATTCAAATATAGCACAAATCACTCTGAGGCTATAATAACTGAAAACTACACCAATGCACAAAGGTTTTTAAAAGAAGTGGATGCAGCAGCTGTATATGTAAATGCTTCTACAAGATTTACTGACGGTGAGCAATTTGGTTTCGGAGGAGAAATTGGAATAAGCACTCAAAAATTACATGCAAGAGGACCTATGGGATTAAATCAACTTACCACAACCAAATACATAATATATGGTGACGGTCAAGTAAGAAAATAA
- a CDS encoding GNAT family N-acetyltransferase, whose amino-acid sequence MFQLKRGSLTPEIFNALAEAVGWGHPEITQVEEALKNSLYTVCIFDNNNFIAMGRIVGDLSMSYFIKDVAVMPEYQNKGVGRLILTDMLSFIESKTPEGWKTCIELLSAHGKEGFYEKFGFRKRIKEENGCGMTLIIRFK is encoded by the coding sequence ATGTTTCAATTAAAAAGGGGCAGTTTAACACCTGAAATATTTAACGCTTTGGCTGAAGCTGTTGGATGGGGGCATCCTGAAATCACTCAAGTAGAAGAAGCACTAAAAAATTCATTGTATACAGTTTGCATATTTGATAATAATAATTTTATTGCTATGGGTAGAATTGTAGGTGATTTAAGTATGTCCTATTTTATAAAGGATGTAGCTGTTATGCCGGAATACCAAAATAAAGGTGTTGGAAGACTTATTTTAACTGATATGCTCTCATTTATTGAGTCAAAAACACCTGAAGGCTGGAAAACTTGTATTGAACTGTTAAGTGCTCACGGCAAAGAAGGTTTTTATGAAAAGTTTGGTTTTCGTAAAAGAATAAAAGAAGAAAACGGATGTGGAATGACTTTAATTATAAGATTTAAATAA
- a CDS encoding ABC transporter ATP-binding protein — protein MDTIEIKGLTKKFGDYVAVDNISFNVPKGSIYGFIGPNGSGKSTTIKMLCGVLQPTSGTAYVLGHDVRRERDKIKAKIGYMSQKFSLYEDLTVDENLNFYSGIYGLKKEKREEMKKYIVNMAGLKGREKVITGDLSGGWKQRLALGCALIHKPEILVLDEPTSAVDPVSRRIFWEMIYTLSREGITVLVTTHYMDEAESCDLLAFIFDSKLMTTGSPKELIERERVNKLEDVFIKYVEETTHQKVENSFEELKKMVGGDKI, from the coding sequence ATGGATACCATTGAAATAAAAGGTTTAACTAAAAAGTTTGGAGATTATGTTGCTGTAGATAATATAAGTTTTAATGTTCCTAAAGGTTCTATATATGGGTTTATAGGTCCTAATGGTTCAGGAAAATCTACTACTATAAAAATGCTTTGTGGAGTTTTACAACCTACCTCTGGAACTGCTTACGTTTTAGGTCATGATGTTAGACGTGAAAGGGATAAAATAAAAGCTAAAATAGGTTATATGTCTCAAAAGTTTAGCTTATATGAGGATTTGACTGTAGACGAAAATTTGAATTTTTATTCAGGAATATATGGTCTTAAAAAAGAAAAAAGAGAAGAAATGAAAAAGTATATAGTTAACATGGCAGGACTTAAGGGAAGAGAAAAAGTGATAACGGGAGATCTTTCAGGTGGCTGGAAGCAAAGACTTGCACTTGGCTGTGCTTTAATTCATAAACCAGAAATCCTTGTTTTAGATGAACCTACTTCCGCGGTTGATCCAGTATCTAGGAGGATATTCTGGGAAATGATATATACTCTCTCTCGTGAAGGAATAACAGTACTTGTAACTACCCATTATATGGATGAAGCTGAAAGCTGTGATTTATTAGCATTTATATTTGATAGTAAGCTAATGACTACAGGTTCGCCAAAGGAACTTATAGAAAGAGAGAGAGTAAATAAGCTCGAAGACGTGTTTATAAAATATGTTGAAGAAACAACTCACCAAAAGGTTGAGAATTCTTTTGAAGAACTAAAGAAAATGGTAGGAGGGGATAAAATATGA
- a CDS encoding anti-sigma factor family protein, which produces MSCRFDENLLYEYVDGTIDELSKIFLEEHLKYCKKCQNEVEMIKLMDSKIKETFESDSTPEKLQNFVDLIIDNCMMEEEKEDITLSFKNYTKDMNEAGKAIFKAYSNSYKNPYNETVNELFMFPIKETQKALGKYVTKKIPVISKIKKILRVG; this is translated from the coding sequence ATGAGTTGTAGGTTTGATGAAAATCTTTTATATGAATATGTTGATGGTACTATAGATGAGCTTTCAAAAATATTTTTAGAGGAACATCTTAAGTATTGTAAAAAATGCCAAAATGAAGTTGAAATGATAAAGCTTATGGACTCAAAAATAAAAGAAACCTTCGAAAGTGATAGTACACCAGAAAAATTACAGAATTTTGTGGACTTAATTATAGATAATTGTATGATGGAAGAAGAAAAGGAAGATATAACTTTAAGCTTTAAAAACTATACGAAAGACATGAATGAAGCAGGAAAAGCTATATTTAAAGCTTATAGTAACAGCTATAAAAACCCATATAATGAAACGGTAAATGAATTGTTTATGTTTCCAATAAAAGAAACACAAAAAGCTTTGGGTAAATACGTTACTAAAAAAATCCCCGTCATAAGTAAAATAAAGAAAATTTTAAGGGTGGGATAG
- the asnS gene encoding asparagine--tRNA ligase, with translation MENILVKQLYRLSSEFGGKKIRLSGWVRTIRASKSFGFIEINDGSFFKNIQVVFDEKLDNFKEVSKFVISSTITVEGEFVITPNAKQPFEIHAESIKLDGNSDNDYPLQKKRHTLEYLRTIAHLRPRSNTFSAVFRVRSLAAYAVHKFFQEKDFVYVNTPLITASDAEGAGEMFQITTLDMKNPPKTEEGEIDFSKDFFGKRANLTVSGQLSAETFALAFRNVYTFGPTFRAEDSNTARHAAEFWMIEPEMAFAELSDYLDTAEEMVKYIINYVMENAPEEMEFFNTRIDKGLFDRLNNVVNSEFGRITYTEAVDILEKSGEKFEYPVKWGVDLQTEHERYLTEKVFKKPVFVTDYPKEIKAFYMRINDDNKTVAAADLLVPGIGEIIGGSQREERLSVLEKRMEELNLNKEDYWWYLELRKYGETKHSGYGLGFERMIMYLTGISNIRDVIPFPRTTGSAEF, from the coding sequence ATGGAAAATATACTCGTAAAGCAACTTTATAGATTATCCAGTGAGTTTGGTGGAAAAAAAATAAGATTATCAGGTTGGGTAAGAACTATAAGAGCATCAAAATCTTTTGGTTTTATTGAAATTAATGATGGAAGCTTTTTTAAGAACATTCAAGTAGTATTTGATGAGAAACTTGATAACTTTAAGGAAGTTTCTAAATTTGTAATAAGTTCAACAATTACAGTTGAAGGAGAGTTTGTTATTACACCTAATGCAAAGCAGCCATTTGAAATACATGCTGAGAGCATTAAACTTGATGGTAATTCAGACAATGATTATCCACTTCAAAAGAAAAGACATACTCTTGAATATTTAAGAACTATTGCACATTTAAGACCTAGGAGTAACACTTTTTCAGCAGTATTTAGAGTGCGTTCTTTAGCAGCTTATGCAGTACATAAATTCTTTCAAGAAAAAGATTTTGTATATGTAAATACACCATTAATAACTGCAAGTGATGCTGAAGGAGCAGGGGAAATGTTCCAGATAACAACACTTGATATGAAGAATCCTCCAAAAACTGAAGAAGGAGAAATAGATTTTTCGAAAGACTTCTTTGGTAAAAGAGCAAATCTTACAGTTAGTGGTCAATTGTCAGCAGAAACTTTTGCGTTAGCTTTTAGAAATGTATATACTTTTGGACCAACATTTAGAGCAGAAGATTCAAATACTGCAAGACATGCAGCAGAATTTTGGATGATAGAGCCTGAAATGGCGTTTGCTGAGCTTTCTGACTACTTAGATACAGCAGAAGAAATGGTTAAGTATATAATAAACTATGTTATGGAAAATGCACCAGAAGAAATGGAATTCTTTAATACAAGAATTGATAAAGGATTATTTGATAGATTAAACAATGTTGTTAACAGTGAATTTGGAAGAATTACTTATACTGAAGCTGTTGATATACTTGAAAAATCAGGAGAAAAATTTGAATATCCAGTAAAATGGGGAGTAGATCTTCAAACAGAGCATGAAAGATATTTAACTGAAAAGGTATTTAAAAAGCCAGTATTTGTAACAGATTATCCTAAAGAAATAAAAGCATTTTATATGAGAATTAATGATGACAATAAAACAGTTGCAGCAGCAGATTTACTTGTTCCAGGAATTGGAGAGATAATAGGAGGAAGTCAAAGAGAAGAAAGACTTTCAGTATTAGAGAAGAGAATGGAAGAGTTGAATCTGAACAAAGAAGATTATTGGTGGTATTTAGAACTTAGAAAATACGGAGAAACTAAACATTCTGGATACGGTCTTGGATTCGAAAGAATGATTATGTATTTAACAGGTATTTCAAATATAAGAGACGTTATACCATTCCCAAGAACAACAGGTTCAGCAGAGTTTTAA
- a CDS encoding GerW family sporulation protein, translating to MDSVKESLDVLFTKLEKFLRTETVIGEPIKVGETTLIPIVSVMFGCGTGSGTGDNKGIKGEGGGLGTGARISPNAILVIKNDEVQMLPVKSSGNLSKLIEMVPEIVSKIKVEKNNKEQAKEENREDSKEEK from the coding sequence ATGGATAGTGTTAAAGAGAGTTTGGATGTGTTATTTACTAAATTGGAGAAGTTTTTAAGAACAGAAACTGTTATTGGAGAACCTATAAAAGTAGGAGAAACTACATTAATACCAATAGTAAGTGTTATGTTTGGATGTGGAACAGGAAGTGGAACAGGAGACAATAAAGGCATTAAAGGAGAAGGTGGCGGACTTGGAACTGGTGCAAGAATAAGTCCTAATGCAATTTTAGTTATAAAAAATGATGAAGTTCAAATGCTACCAGTAAAAAGTAGTGGCAATTTGAGTAAGCTAATTGAAATGGTGCCGGAAATAGTTTCAAAAATAAAAGTTGAAAAAAATAATAAAGAACAAGCTAAAGAAGAGAATAGAGAAGATAGTAAAGAAGAAAAATAG
- the proB gene encoding glutamate 5-kinase produces the protein MNTREQYLGNVKKLVVKVGSSTLTHPSGLLNFYKIEHIVRQLADLHNQGIKVILVSSGAIGAGLGKLRLKERPKTIPEKQAAAAVGQGVLMHTYEKLFAEYGQIVGQMLITREDLSSKKRVVNVQNTFSALLDNGIIPIVNENDATVVDEIKFGDNDTLSARVACLIEADLLILLSDIDGLYDSNPSTNKNAMLIHTVEEVNEKVINSAGGAGSKLGTGGMATKIKAATITTEQGISMVIANGEKQEVIQNILNFDNEGTLFIRKNK, from the coding sequence ATGAACACAAGAGAACAATACTTGGGTAATGTAAAAAAACTAGTAGTAAAGGTAGGAAGTTCCACGCTAACACACCCCAGTGGACTTTTAAATTTTTATAAAATAGAACATATTGTAAGACAACTTGCAGACTTACATAATCAAGGCATTAAAGTTATATTAGTTTCCTCTGGCGCTATAGGTGCTGGATTAGGCAAACTAAGGCTTAAAGAAAGACCAAAAACCATACCGGAAAAACAAGCAGCCGCTGCCGTAGGTCAGGGAGTTTTAATGCATACTTACGAAAAACTTTTTGCCGAATATGGCCAAATAGTAGGTCAAATGTTAATAACACGAGAAGATTTATCAAGTAAAAAAAGAGTTGTAAATGTTCAAAATACCTTTTCAGCCCTTCTTGATAACGGAATAATTCCTATAGTAAATGAAAATGATGCAACCGTAGTTGATGAAATAAAATTTGGAGACAATGATACTTTATCTGCAAGAGTTGCTTGTTTAATAGAAGCTGATCTACTCATTCTTCTTTCAGATATAGATGGTTTATACGATTCAAATCCTTCTACAAATAAAAATGCCATGCTTATACATACTGTTGAAGAAGTAAATGAGAAGGTTATAAACTCAGCAGGTGGTGCCGGTTCAAAGCTTGGTACCGGTGGAATGGCAACAAAAATAAAAGCCGCTACAATAACTACTGAACAAGGCATATCTATGGTTATTGCCAATGGGGAAAAGCAAGAGGTTATACAGAATATTTTAAACTTTGATAACGAAGGAACTTTATTTATCCGAAAAAACAAATAA
- a CDS encoding ABC transporter permease, translating into MNFQRFKAIVKKEIIQLKRDKASFGIAIMMPIIMTFLFGYAVNTQLEDISMTVLDQSNSIESRELVQSFQNTGYFKVVSHDKSMEEVREKMDKGTVHAAILIPPNFSNKLQDKEDINVELLVDGSDPTTARTAFSSGVISGQQYGVKKLQELGAKTNLKVQSNKVNVNTKVLYNPNLRNQNFTIPGLIGLIMQNITILLTAFALVRERERGTIEQLTVSPLKAGEIILGKLVPYIFIGYLDFLFSLVLGIKWFNVPINGSIPLLLILGFAFVICALAIGILISTISKTQLQAMQLTILVLLPSILLSGFVFPREAMPKVIQIIGSVLPLTYFLNILRGIITKGVGAYYLVGDIFAMCLLAVILLTLSIVRFWAKPYNS; encoded by the coding sequence ATGAACTTCCAAAGATTTAAAGCCATAGTAAAAAAGGAAATCATACAGCTTAAAAGAGATAAAGCAAGCTTTGGAATTGCAATTATGATGCCAATAATTATGACATTTTTATTTGGATATGCTGTTAACACTCAATTAGAGGATATATCTATGACAGTATTGGATCAAAGCAATTCTATAGAAAGTAGAGAACTAGTTCAAAGTTTCCAAAACACAGGATATTTTAAAGTAGTGTCCCACGATAAAAGCATGGAAGAAGTAAGGGAAAAGATGGATAAAGGCACAGTACATGCGGCTATTCTAATTCCTCCTAATTTTTCCAATAAGCTTCAAGACAAAGAGGATATAAATGTAGAGCTTTTAGTAGATGGTTCAGACCCAACTACAGCAAGGACAGCTTTTAGTAGTGGAGTTATATCTGGACAGCAGTATGGCGTAAAAAAGCTTCAGGAGTTAGGGGCAAAAACAAATTTAAAGGTTCAAAGTAATAAAGTTAATGTAAATACTAAAGTGCTATACAATCCTAATTTAAGAAATCAAAATTTCACAATACCAGGACTTATAGGGCTTATAATGCAGAATATAACTATACTTTTAACTGCATTTGCCTTGGTAAGAGAAAGGGAAAGAGGAACTATAGAGCAACTGACAGTATCACCTTTAAAAGCAGGTGAAATAATACTAGGAAAACTTGTTCCATATATTTTTATAGGATATTTAGATTTCTTATTTTCATTGGTTTTAGGTATAAAGTGGTTCAACGTTCCCATAAATGGCAGTATACCGCTATTACTCATTTTGGGTTTTGCCTTTGTAATATGTGCTCTTGCAATTGGAATACTTATATCTACTATTTCAAAGACGCAGCTTCAAGCTATGCAGCTTACAATATTAGTTCTTCTGCCAAGTATACTTCTTTCAGGCTTTGTTTTTCCTAGAGAAGCTATGCCTAAAGTAATACAAATAATTGGAAGCGTACTTCCGTTAACCTATTTTTTAAATATATTAAGAGGAATTATAACAAAGGGAGTTGGAGCGTATTATTTAGTAGGAGATATATTTGCAATGTGCTTACTTGCAGTTATACTTTTAACTTTAAGTATAGTTAGATTTTGGGCAAAACCATATAATAGTTAA